The proteins below come from a single Burkholderia contaminans genomic window:
- a CDS encoding NADH:flavin oxidoreductase/NADH oxidase family protein, whose protein sequence is MNLFTPLTLPNGAVIPNRLAKAAMEENMADANHAPSDALLRLYQAWADGQVGLILTGNVMVDGRAMTGPNGVVLESDAHLERFRRWAQVARSGGAHVWMQINHPGRQMQAALGQTTLAPSAVPLALGALSKQFPVPKEMTQADIADVQRRFVRAAQLAEQSGFTGVEIHAAHGYLLSQFLSPLTNRRQDQWGGSIENRARLLLDIVRDVRATVSPQFAVAVKLNSADFQRGGFSADDAKRVVELLNPLGVDLVELSGGSYEVPAMQGEARDGRTLAREAYFLEFARDITAVARMPLMVTGGIRRRVVAEQVVDSGVAMVGIATALSIEPNLPRDWRAGKDSAPVLEPIRWKNKALGALANMAVVKFQLTRLSVGRRTHPQVSPLRALVTQQLAAQCQTRRYRKWMAGRAAGTRA, encoded by the coding sequence ATGAACCTGTTTACACCGCTGACACTGCCCAACGGGGCGGTGATTCCGAACCGTCTGGCCAAGGCCGCGATGGAAGAGAACATGGCCGATGCGAACCACGCGCCGTCCGACGCGTTGCTGCGCCTGTACCAGGCGTGGGCCGACGGCCAGGTCGGCCTCATCCTGACCGGCAACGTGATGGTGGACGGCCGCGCGATGACGGGGCCGAACGGCGTCGTGCTCGAGAGCGATGCGCATCTCGAGCGCTTTCGCCGCTGGGCGCAGGTGGCGCGCTCGGGCGGCGCGCACGTATGGATGCAGATCAATCACCCTGGGCGCCAGATGCAGGCTGCGCTCGGCCAGACGACGCTCGCGCCGTCGGCCGTGCCGCTCGCGCTCGGTGCGCTGTCGAAGCAGTTCCCGGTGCCGAAGGAAATGACGCAGGCCGATATCGCCGACGTGCAGCGGCGCTTCGTGCGCGCCGCGCAACTCGCGGAGCAGAGCGGCTTCACCGGCGTGGAGATTCACGCGGCGCACGGCTATCTGCTGAGCCAGTTCCTGTCGCCGTTGACGAACCGCCGCCAGGATCAGTGGGGCGGCAGCATCGAGAATCGTGCACGCCTGCTGCTCGACATCGTGCGGGACGTGCGCGCGACGGTATCGCCGCAATTCGCGGTCGCGGTCAAGCTGAACTCGGCCGATTTCCAGCGCGGCGGCTTCAGCGCGGACGATGCGAAGCGCGTGGTCGAACTGCTGAATCCGCTCGGCGTCGATCTCGTCGAACTGTCGGGCGGCAGCTATGAAGTGCCGGCGATGCAGGGCGAGGCGCGCGACGGGCGTACGCTCGCTCGCGAAGCGTATTTCCTGGAATTCGCGCGCGACATCACGGCGGTCGCGCGGATGCCGCTGATGGTCACGGGCGGCATCCGGCGTCGCGTGGTTGCCGAGCAGGTGGTCGACAGCGGCGTGGCGATGGTCGGCATCGCGACCGCGCTGTCGATCGAGCCGAACCTGCCGCGCGACTGGCGGGCCGGCAAGGACAGCGCGCCGGTGCTGGAACCGATCCGCTGGAAGAACAAGGCGCTGGGTGCGCTGGCCAACATGGCCGTCGTCAAGTTCCAGCTCACGCGGCTGAGCGTTGGCCGGCGCACGCACCCGCAGGTGTCGCCGCTGCGTGCGCTCGTCACGCAGCAACTGGCCGCGCAGTGCCAGACGCGGCGCTACCGGAAATGGATGGCCGGGCGCGCGGCGGGTACGCGTGCGTGA
- a CDS encoding DUF2946 family protein, translating to MASRHGLVDASAVHCTASVDEAVVAHDGGEPAHGVNAHWHACPYCSFVAHAAALPGHAVAFAVPRPDSQRPVVSASMPARVGRVHTVPQSRAPPAFS from the coding sequence ATGGCGTCGCGTCACGGGCTCGTCGATGCGTCGGCCGTCCATTGCACGGCGAGTGTCGACGAAGCGGTGGTCGCGCACGACGGCGGCGAGCCCGCGCATGGCGTCAACGCGCACTGGCACGCGTGTCCCTATTGCAGCTTCGTTGCTCATGCCGCCGCGCTGCCGGGCCATGCCGTTGCATTCGCCGTTCCGCGTCCGGATTCGCAAAGGCCGGTCGTGTCGGCATCGATGCCGGCGCGTGTCGGTCGCGTCCATACCGTCCCGCAATCGCGGGCACCTCCCGCGTTCTCCTGA